A genomic window from Amblyraja radiata isolate CabotCenter1 chromosome 18, sAmbRad1.1.pri, whole genome shotgun sequence includes:
- the bhlhe40 gene encoding class E basic helix-loop-helix protein 40, producing MERITSAQPPPQMAKISTFENSEMQGMEFSHMFLYKTKRGLKKGDDNKETYKLPHRLIEKKRRDRINECIAQLKDMLPEHLKLTTLGHLEKAVVLELTLKHVKALTGLIEQQQQKILALQNGLQIGEHTAKASESNHEMFQSGFQLCAKEVLQYLAKYENLREVKPAHLVNHLQKMGADIHTGGYVNGLGQSSVRFLDGDFRSRAEGPAKNCVPVIQRTCPTSSEQSGSDTDTDSGYGGEPDKSDSKHDLGGTERENALKHPLAERIVSIKQEYEEPPIKKARMELSREEDMRMMSVDLSGSSSFLGHHPPPLCVPFYLLPPSAAAYMPMLEKCWYPTSMPVLYPGIPASAALTGLMHPDKLSPLLISQRGASPVSISPSMDTSALLQAAKQVPSLSLETKD from the exons ATGGAAAGAATCACGAGCGCACAGCCTCCCCCTCAGATGGCAAAAATCTCAACTTTTGAAAACAGCGAGATGCAAGG AATGGAATTCTCCCATATGTTTCTTTATAAGACTAAGAGGGGACTAAAGAAAGGCGATGATAACAAG GAAACATATAAATTGCCACACCGACTGATAGAAAAGAAAAGGCGTGACAGGATTAATGAATGCATTGCACAGTTAAAGGACATGCTGCCCGAACATCTGAAACTGACG ACTCTGGGGCATTTGGAAAAGGCTGTGGTTCTTGAACTTACCTTGAAACATGTGAAGGCATTAACTGGCCTGATTGAACAGCAGCAACAGAAAATACTCGCCTTGCAGAATGGTTTACAAATTG GTGAACACACAGCTAAGGCATCAGAGTCTAATCATGAGATGTTTCAGTCTGGATTCCAATTGTGTGCCAAAGAGGTGCTCCAATACCTGGCAAAGTATGAAAATCTGAGAGAGGTGAAGCCTGCACACTTGGTAAATCACCTGCAGAAGATGGGAGCAGACATTCACACAGGGGGATACGTTAATGGGTTAGGGCAGAGCTCAGTGCGATTCCTCGATGGAGATTTCAGATCCAGGGCTGAAGGACCCGccaaaaactgtgtgcctgtgatCCAGCGGACTTGTCCCACCAGCAGCGAGCAGAGTGGCAGTGACACGGACACCGACAGCGGGTATGGCGGCGAGCCTGATAAAAGCGACTCCAAGCATGACCTGGGGGGCACGGAGAGAGAAAACGCGTTGAAGCACCCACTGGCAGAGAGGATCGTCTCCATTAAACAAGAGTACGAGGAGCCCCCCATCAAGAAAGCTCGCATGGAGCTGTCGCGTGAGGAGGACATGCGCATGATGAGCGTCGACCTCTCTGGGAGCAGCAGCTTCCTTGGCCATCACCCACCACCACTGTGCGTGCCTTTTTACCTGTTGCCACCGTCGGCTGCCGCCTACATGCCAATGCTAGAGAAATGCTGGTACCCGACGTCCATGCCAGTCTTGTACCCTGGGATCCCTGCTTCAGCCGCGCTGACTGGGCTGATGCACCCCGATAAACTCTCCCCTCTCTTAATTTCTCAGAGGGGGGCTTCCCCAGTCTCCATCTCCCCATCAATGGACACATCAGCTCTGCTTCAAGCCGCTAAACAAGTCCCGTCCCTGAGCCTGGAAACCAAAGACTGA